One window of Nostoc sp. C052 genomic DNA carries:
- a CDS encoding N-acetylmuramoyl-L-alanine amidase yields the protein MGRIFISAAHGGKEAGGIDQGAIAGGTTEAKEMILLRDLIVTELRARSLEILAVPDDLSAAQTITWINSRGRRGDVALEIAANAASSPSVRGASVFYIANNSDRKSNAEQLLVGLLRRVPQLPNRGVKPDTDSGLGSLAFCRQTTLPALVMQVGFLSNPEDRALLQTRRRDFALGIVDGLVTWSRVIDPTPGTPAEANYPPINININGQSYTEQGVLVNGNAYIPIDLVDLLRIDLSKAANVNKITYHKIVYVKAIELRDFNVAVTWDAATRTVSLRSNLVVCPGQFSRVMSNGTTSEIQLQLFLKNNNQNALAKFPDIPKLYREEAGIEGVNYDIAFCQMCVETGFLQFGGDIKPEQNNFAGLGAIGGGAEAASFPSARIGVRAHIQHLKAYASLEPLVQEVVDPRFRFVTRGIAPLIDQLAGRWSADLDYGTKISAMLKRLYESAGLL from the coding sequence ATGGGGCGTATTTTTATATCAGCGGCTCATGGAGGCAAAGAAGCGGGAGGAATAGATCAAGGTGCGATCGCAGGTGGTACAACTGAAGCAAAAGAAATGATTTTGCTGCGGGATTTGATTGTCACAGAACTGAGGGCGCGGAGTTTGGAAATTTTGGCGGTTCCTGATGACTTGAGTGCCGCCCAAACTATCACCTGGATCAATTCCCGCGGGCGTCGAGGTGATGTCGCCTTAGAAATTGCAGCTAATGCGGCTAGTAGCCCTTCTGTACGGGGGGCTAGCGTCTTTTACATTGCGAATAATAGCGATCGCAAGAGTAATGCTGAACAGTTGCTAGTAGGGTTATTGCGCCGCGTACCTCAATTACCAAATCGCGGAGTCAAGCCAGATACAGATAGTGGATTGGGTAGTTTAGCATTCTGTCGCCAGACAACGCTGCCAGCTTTGGTGATGCAAGTGGGGTTTCTCAGCAATCCAGAAGATCGGGCTTTGCTGCAAACTCGCCGCCGTGATTTTGCTTTGGGAATTGTCGATGGATTGGTAACTTGGAGTCGTGTAATTGACCCCACTCCTGGAACTCCAGCCGAAGCAAATTATCCACCTATTAATATTAATATTAATGGGCAAAGTTACACAGAACAAGGAGTTTTAGTTAATGGCAATGCTTACATTCCCATTGATTTAGTAGACCTGCTGCGAATTGATCTTTCAAAAGCAGCTAATGTCAATAAAATTACCTATCACAAAATAGTGTATGTCAAAGCGATCGAACTACGAGATTTTAATGTTGCAGTCACTTGGGATGCGGCGACGCGTACTGTTAGCTTGCGGTCGAATTTGGTAGTTTGTCCCGGTCAATTTTCGCGGGTGATGTCAAACGGTACTACTTCCGAAATACAGTTACAATTATTCCTGAAAAATAATAATCAAAATGCTTTAGCCAAGTTTCCTGACATTCCAAAACTTTATCGTGAAGAAGCAGGTATAGAGGGAGTGAACTATGATATTGCCTTTTGCCAAATGTGTGTAGAAACTGGATTTTTACAGTTTGGTGGTGATATTAAACCTGAGCAAAATAACTTTGCTGGCTTGGGTGCGATCGGTGGTGGTGCCGAGGCTGCATCTTTTCCAAGTGCCAGAATTGGAGTGAGGGCGCACATCCAACATTTGAAAGCTTACGCCAGTTTAGAACCTTTGGTACAAGAAGTAGTAGATCCAAGATTTCGCTTTGTTACACGGGGGATTGCACCATTAATTGATCAGCTAGCAGGGCGATGGTCAGCAGATTTAGATTATGGTACAAAGATTTCAGCAATGCTCAAACGATTATATGAATCAGCAGGACTTCTTTGA
- a CDS encoding Nif11-like leader peptide family RiPP precursor translates to MLHQIKELLQNAQLQQQVKAAANQAEAVKVLAIASAEKGYNFTVEAISQMLSELTFVDSNELSEEELLSVSGGMMSESAAKLCHTDSCGGGHGGCC, encoded by the coding sequence ATGTTACACCAAATCAAAGAACTGCTTCAAAACGCCCAATTACAACAACAAGTCAAAGCAGCCGCTAACCAAGCAGAAGCAGTCAAAGTGTTAGCGATCGCTAGTGCAGAAAAGGGTTATAACTTCACAGTCGAAGCCATCTCTCAAATGCTATCAGAGTTGACCTTTGTGGATTCTAACGAACTGAGTGAAGAAGAATTACTCAGTGTTAGCGGTGGGATGATGTCTGAAAGTGCGGCCAAGCTATGTCATACAGATTCCTGTGGTGGTGGACACGGGGGATGCTGCTAA
- a CDS encoding tetratricopeptide repeat protein, with protein sequence MPDSLPLSDRYLALIDEIVETTLKGKISSVEQVYQMLLKGITSGTGEVFELALSDRLNAFQSQVDSEKDELKKAKATRSLRAIKTIQSQWQRWQEQNKATEAIASAVTEITTATANERLATFIRVTDPNQKYPLNLQQLQQLSKALQQFAQADSDLQQFSEGITRGLASWQRLQDNLLSWMYEQKESLGFGGVPGERGPWASWAKQLSSELPQTLLRTLAREESAIEFAQRQRGITLRDWVEMALILQFLQRGLINWFDQQAYDVKAGPKLSISTFLTFAVIWSQLASGFSSIGTVYSDACSQIMLQILRTFAQRPYFPFYGGIFASFTGTYLRDALDYLDEPLRRGEGTQEKARILTLLGYSQRALGQYQRSIDFHQQALEIARNAGDRACEIANLNHLSRTYVQQQNYAEAINYSQRALILSRQAGDRTGEANALVNLGYSEVMQAQELENLEPETYEAAINYLEQGLKLSEKLGDIQSKALCVSSLGIAYLVIGEHQTAIKYLEDGFKTAQVSGDLYLQGRNLAYLAEAYYHLQNSEKTVYTGCLGMYLLQQIASREWRQPAGLLTILQGQIGVEAFQKLLQQHRPKMIAVIGVDGYDHIPQLLEEYKGDIS encoded by the coding sequence GTGCCAGACTCTCTGCCATTAAGCGATCGCTATCTTGCCTTAATCGATGAAATTGTCGAAACCACCCTCAAGGGCAAAATTAGCTCTGTCGAACAGGTGTATCAAATGCTGCTAAAAGGTATCACTTCCGGGACAGGGGAAGTGTTTGAGCTAGCTTTGAGCGATCGCCTGAATGCTTTCCAAAGCCAAGTCGATAGTGAAAAAGACGAACTCAAGAAAGCCAAGGCGACTCGCAGTTTGAGAGCCATTAAGACGATTCAAAGTCAATGGCAACGCTGGCAAGAGCAAAATAAAGCCACAGAAGCGATCGCCTCCGCAGTTACAGAAATTACCACAGCTACCGCTAACGAGCGTCTGGCGACATTTATCCGGGTTACTGACCCCAATCAGAAGTATCCGCTGAATTTGCAACAGCTACAGCAGTTGTCAAAAGCATTGCAGCAATTTGCTCAAGCTGATTCTGATTTACAACAATTTTCCGAAGGAATTACCCGTGGTTTAGCTTCTTGGCAGCGATTGCAAGACAACTTGCTCAGTTGGATGTACGAACAAAAAGAATCTCTGGGATTTGGCGGCGTACCAGGAGAACGTGGCCCTTGGGCAAGTTGGGCTAAACAACTCAGTAGCGAGTTACCCCAAACACTGCTTCGCACCTTAGCTAGAGAAGAATCAGCAATTGAGTTTGCCCAGCGACAACGGGGTATCACCCTCAGAGATTGGGTAGAAATGGCATTGATTTTACAGTTCTTGCAACGGGGACTAATTAACTGGTTTGACCAACAAGCTTACGATGTGAAAGCTGGGCCAAAGTTATCTATTTCCACTTTTTTGACCTTTGCAGTGATTTGGAGTCAGTTAGCAAGTGGTTTTAGCAGCATTGGGACAGTATATAGCGATGCCTGTTCTCAAATTATGCTCCAGATATTGCGAACCTTTGCCCAGCGTCCATATTTTCCCTTTTACGGCGGGATTTTTGCCTCTTTTACTGGCACTTATTTACGAGATGCCCTAGATTATTTGGATGAACCACTGCGACGAGGCGAGGGAACCCAAGAAAAGGCACGAATTTTGACACTTTTAGGCTATTCTCAACGTGCTTTGGGACAATATCAGCGCTCAATTGATTTTCATCAGCAGGCACTTGAGATTGCCAGAAATGCAGGCGATCGCGCCTGTGAAATTGCCAATCTCAACCACCTCAGCCGTACCTACGTGCAACAGCAAAATTATGCTGAGGCAATTAATTATAGTCAACGAGCATTAATACTGAGTCGGCAAGCAGGCGATCGCACCGGAGAAGCAAACGCGCTGGTAAATTTAGGTTACAGCGAAGTTATGCAGGCTCAGGAACTAGAAAACTTAGAACCTGAAACCTATGAAGCTGCAATTAACTATTTAGAACAAGGTCTAAAATTATCAGAAAAATTAGGCGATATTCAAAGTAAAGCCTTATGTGTGAGCAGCTTAGGAATTGCCTATTTAGTAATCGGAGAACATCAAACGGCAATTAAATATCTCGAAGATGGTTTTAAAACGGCGCAAGTTTCCGGTGATTTGTATTTGCAAGGGCGGAACTTAGCTTATTTAGCAGAAGCCTATTATCATTTGCAAAATTCCGAAAAAACTGTTTACACCGGCTGCTTGGGAATGTATCTTTTACAGCAAATTGCTTCTCGTGAGTGGCGTCAGCCGGCAGGATTACTGACAATTTTACAAGGACAAATAGGAGTAGAAGCTTTCCAAAAGTTATTACAGCAACATCGCCCGAAAATGATTGCAGTTATCGGTGTGGATGGGTATGATCACATTCCGCAATTGTTAGAAGAATATAAGGGAGATATATCATAA
- the dnaG gene encoding DNA primase, which translates to MQIPRLHPDTIEEVKLRADIVDVVSEYVVLRKRGKDFVGLCPFHDEKSPSFTVSQTKQMYYCFGCQAGGNAIKFVMELGKRSFADVVLDLARRYQVPVQTLEPEQRQELQRQLSLREQLYEVLASSAQFYQHALRQSQGQKALQYLQSNRKFKEETIQQFGLGFAPAGWETLYRYLVEDKHYPVQILEKAGLIKPRKEGGGYYDVFRDRLMIPIRDVQGRVIAFGGRTLTDEQPKYLNSPETELFSKGKTLFALDQAKGGISQLDQAVVVEGYFDAIALHAAGINNAVASLGTALSLEQVRLILRYTESKQLVLNFDADKAGTNATERAIGEIAELAYKGEVQLKILNLPDGKDADEYLHSHTQEDYGELLKNAPLWLDWQIQQIIQDRDLKQATDFQQVTQQLVKLLKNIANSDTRNYYVSYCAEILSLGDTRLIPLRVENLLTQIAPAAAIYSKPVSAKKAWGGSQSPLSISNSPLPTERSLLEHAEALLLRIYLHCPEQRQAIIDELEERDLQFSLSHHRFLWQQILEISSGDGETKNLVSLPNLISRLQDQFLEFDSEIGLISHLFHVDEKNQKEILRTPQVVQAAIACMDLVMLEKRYRHFLELWQQTDPEAEPERYQSYYQAFYAEKIKLQKIDRQRLFSITELI; encoded by the coding sequence ATGCAAATCCCCCGCTTGCACCCAGACACAATTGAGGAAGTTAAATTACGGGCTGATATTGTCGATGTCGTATCGGAGTACGTAGTTTTACGCAAACGTGGAAAGGATTTTGTCGGTTTGTGCCCTTTCCATGACGAGAAATCTCCCAGTTTCACTGTCAGCCAAACCAAACAAATGTACTATTGCTTCGGCTGTCAAGCTGGGGGAAATGCCATTAAGTTTGTCATGGAGTTGGGGAAACGCTCTTTTGCTGACGTGGTGCTGGATTTAGCACGGCGTTACCAAGTACCTGTACAAACCCTAGAACCCGAACAACGCCAAGAATTACAGCGTCAGCTATCTTTGCGGGAGCAGTTATATGAAGTTCTTGCTTCCTCAGCCCAGTTTTATCAACACGCCCTGAGACAATCCCAAGGGCAAAAGGCACTTCAATATTTACAATCTAACCGCAAATTCAAAGAAGAAACTATACAGCAATTTGGTTTAGGTTTTGCCCCCGCAGGTTGGGAAACTCTCTATCGTTATTTAGTAGAAGATAAACATTACCCAGTACAAATACTGGAAAAAGCGGGATTGATTAAGCCACGCAAGGAAGGCGGAGGTTATTATGATGTATTTCGCGATCGCCTCATGATTCCCATCCGCGATGTTCAAGGGCGCGTTATTGCCTTTGGTGGTAGAACTCTGACTGATGAGCAGCCTAAATATCTAAATTCACCAGAAACCGAACTGTTTAGTAAAGGTAAAACCTTATTTGCCCTAGATCAAGCCAAAGGTGGGATTTCCCAACTCGATCAAGCGGTGGTAGTAGAGGGATATTTTGATGCGATCGCTCTCCACGCTGCTGGTATTAATAACGCTGTCGCCTCACTCGGTACAGCCTTAAGTTTAGAACAAGTCCGGTTAATATTACGCTATACCGAATCGAAACAATTAGTACTCAACTTTGATGCCGATAAAGCCGGAACTAATGCCACCGAACGGGCGATCGGTGAAATTGCCGAACTAGCATACAAGGGCGAAGTTCAGCTAAAAATTCTCAATTTACCCGATGGTAAAGATGCTGATGAATATTTGCATAGCCATACCCAAGAAGATTATGGAGAACTGTTAAAAAATGCCCCACTTTGGCTAGATTGGCAGATTCAGCAAATTATTCAAGACCGCGACTTAAAACAAGCTACTGATTTTCAGCAAGTAACTCAGCAATTAGTCAAATTACTAAAAAATATAGCCAATAGCGATACACGAAATTATTATGTTTCTTATTGTGCTGAAATACTCAGCTTAGGAGATACCAGACTTATACCCCTACGAGTCGAAAATCTGCTAACTCAAATTGCTCCAGCTGCGGCTATATATTCTAAGCCTGTATCAGCAAAGAAAGCATGGGGAGGTAGCCAATCCCCACTCTCCATTTCCAACTCCCCACTCCCTACAGAACGCAGCCTTTTAGAACACGCAGAGGCGTTATTATTGCGAATTTATTTGCATTGTCCTGAACAGCGTCAAGCGATTATTGACGAACTAGAGGAGCGAGATTTGCAATTTAGCCTTTCCCACCACCGATTTTTATGGCAACAGATTTTAGAAATTTCATCCGGTGATGGAGAGACAAAAAATTTAGTGTCTCTACCAAATTTAATTTCCCGCCTGCAAGACCAGTTTTTAGAATTTGACAGCGAGATCGGGTTAATTTCCCATTTATTTCATGTCGATGAAAAAAACCAGAAAGAAATACTTCGGACTCCGCAAGTGGTTCAAGCTGCGATCGCTTGTATGGATTTGGTGATGCTTGAAAAACGCTATCGTCACTTTTTGGAGCTATGGCAACAAACCGATCCAGAAGCGGAACCAGAGCGGTATCAATCCTATTATCAGGCTTTCTACGCTGAAAAAATCAAGCTTCAAAAAATAGACCGACAACGGTTATTTTCCATTACAGAGTTAATTTGA
- a CDS encoding FAD-dependent oxidoreductase encodes MAKPAILTVDDDPEVLQAVSRDLRHQYGDRFRIVRADSGITALDVVQQLKLRNEAVALFLVDQRMPQMGGVEFLEQAKDIFPNAKRALLTAYADTDAAIKSINSARLDYYLLKPWNPPEEKLYPVLDDLLDDWLAGFRPPFEGIRVIGNRWSPFSHQVKDFLARNQIPFKWLDIELEPEAAKLVEYAQADCRQQLPLVLFPDGSRLIQPSNLEIAAKIGLQTQAERPFYDLAIVGAGPAGLAAAVYGASEGLSTVLIEREAPGGQAGTSSRIENYLGFPIGLSGNDLARRGVTQARRFGVEILTPQVVTGVRLEDPYRILQLADGSEISCHALLVATGVSYRWLNVPGAEKLTGAGIYYGAAMTEAIACTNEEVYLVGGANSAGQAAMHFCKYARKVIMLVRGESLASSMSQYLIDQIAATENIQVCTSCSVLEVKGEEHLEAIVIAHAKTGQTETVSARSLFIFIGASPKTDWLDGVIQRDAQGFVITGPDLIHNGKSAPGWNLERSPFLLETNIPGIFAAGDVRYGSIKRVASGVGEGSIAIQFVHRYLSNV; translated from the coding sequence ATGGCGAAACCAGCAATTTTAACCGTCGATGACGATCCAGAGGTGCTGCAAGCAGTGTCACGAGACTTACGGCATCAGTATGGCGATCGCTTCCGTATTGTTCGGGCAGATTCCGGTATTACTGCTTTAGATGTGGTGCAGCAACTCAAATTACGAAACGAAGCTGTTGCCCTATTCTTGGTAGATCAACGTATGCCCCAGATGGGAGGTGTGGAGTTTCTAGAACAGGCAAAAGACATTTTTCCCAATGCGAAACGTGCCTTGTTGACAGCCTATGCAGATACGGATGCTGCGATTAAATCAATTAATAGTGCCAGACTTGATTATTACTTACTCAAGCCCTGGAATCCACCAGAAGAGAAGTTATATCCGGTTTTAGATGATTTGCTAGATGACTGGCTAGCTGGATTCCGCCCACCTTTTGAAGGGATTCGAGTCATTGGTAATCGCTGGTCGCCTTTTTCACATCAGGTGAAAGACTTTTTAGCACGTAACCAGATTCCATTTAAGTGGTTAGATATTGAACTGGAACCAGAGGCAGCAAAATTGGTGGAATACGCCCAAGCTGATTGTAGACAACAATTGCCCTTGGTGCTGTTTCCCGATGGTTCCCGGTTAATTCAACCATCTAATTTAGAGATTGCTGCCAAAATTGGACTGCAAACTCAGGCAGAGCGTCCCTTTTATGATTTGGCGATTGTGGGTGCTGGCCCTGCGGGACTGGCTGCCGCCGTCTATGGCGCTTCTGAGGGATTGAGTACTGTCTTAATTGAGCGGGAAGCGCCAGGAGGACAAGCTGGCACGAGTTCGCGGATTGAGAACTATTTGGGATTTCCTATTGGCTTGAGTGGCAACGATTTGGCAAGGCGGGGAGTGACCCAGGCGCGGCGATTTGGCGTAGAGATTCTCACACCTCAAGTAGTAACTGGAGTGAGGCTGGAAGATCCTTATCGGATTCTGCAATTGGCAGATGGTAGCGAGATTAGTTGCCATGCGCTTTTAGTTGCAACTGGGGTTTCCTACCGTTGGCTAAATGTACCAGGAGCCGAAAAGCTTACAGGGGCAGGAATTTACTACGGTGCTGCCATGACTGAAGCGATCGCCTGCACCAACGAAGAGGTTTACTTGGTAGGCGGGGCAAACTCTGCTGGACAGGCAGCAATGCACTTTTGTAAATATGCCAGAAAAGTGATTATGTTGGTGCGGGGTGAGTCACTAGCATCAAGTATGTCCCAATACTTAATTGACCAAATTGCCGCAACTGAAAATATCCAAGTTTGCACAAGTTGTAGCGTCCTGGAAGTAAAGGGAGAGGAACATTTAGAAGCAATTGTGATTGCCCACGCCAAGACAGGACAAACTGAAACCGTGTCAGCGCGATCGCTGTTTATTTTCATCGGTGCTAGCCCTAAAACAGATTGGCTTGATGGCGTTATTCAACGTGATGCTCAGGGGTTTGTCATCACCGGGCCAGACTTAATACATAATGGCAAATCTGCCCCAGGTTGGAATTTGGAACGTTCTCCTTTTTTGCTAGAAACCAACATTCCAGGCATCTTCGCAGCTGGAGATGTCCGCTACGGCTCAATTAAGCGCGTGGCATCCGGTGTGGGAGAAGGTTCGATCGCCATTCAATTCGTTCACCGCTACCTGAGTAATGTTTAG
- a CDS encoding type 2 lanthipeptide synthetase LanM family protein, protein MVQQVVRLSQQKTSDDLRAIAANASFLWERLDESRFAIDVDRVNEQEINHRRHRWCEVAAEGKWNTLHKRLQWEELDLDTVSSRLGTIELLADQPLPEWAETLQQIIQTATGFNSATEVFLPIDSQNPIAFEDILLPAILVARQQLLIRCNSQFTQDCLPLSILSYDAYSSLERSLLQRLAGICTKTLDFEFSQVRPFGQSLLGLLGLETENNNIHYTKFVNQLLEDGMLTFFQKYPVLGRLMATAVNFWVEFTAEFLERLVADRTDIQRTFDQTIVPFSQNKVTEIQTSLSDPHKRGRTVILLTFESGLKLVYKPKDLGLEVVFNQFLGWCNQHSNLLDFKIIQVLKRKGYGWVEYVEQLPCVDEAAARRFYQRSGMLLCVLYALRATDCHYENLIANGEHLVLIDMETLLHHEPNLIEDSPLTQDLEATATRQFWDSVLRTGLLPRWDFSGDRSVAYDISGLGSTDPRLSPRKVPRWQNINTDNMQLLSESVTLPIAKNVPCLGEVPLSPNDYQLQITTGFEQMYRFLMAHKDFLLSPQSLLSAMQNQQVRFIFRNTRIYGIILQKTLSPDYLKHGVDYSIQLDVLSRAFLVAQEKPNAFPVLSAELRAMEQLDVPFFTASAVVDELSLNGSSAIPNYFKQPSYQDLLNQLQSLDETDLARQVAIIQGSFDAKIATTHSRKGGQWKSESLPFLSSEQLIAEAKEIANELETRAISDPDGSVNWIGLDFVPRAERYQLQVLNNCLSDGRSGVALFLAALSQVTGDSRYRDLAFRTLQSLRRQIHTVDPETWQRMASFMGVGGATGLGSMIYSLVKISQFFNDITLLQDAQVLADLMTPELIAADEHLDIMSGAAGAILGLLSLHQATGEATVLEKAIACGQHLINRQVSHNGAPKAWHTFWDKPLTGFSHGAAGISYALLRLYAVTLESKYLEAGLAGIEYERSVFCESTANWPDFRRMGQPGQPDFANKWCHGAAGIALGRLGSLRIVETPEIQQEIEIALQTTQNFGLQAIDHLCCGNLGRAEVLLVGAKICSRPDWHHIAHQNVTNVVARAKRTGAYQLFPNLPNSVFNPGFLPGISGIGYQLLRLANNNLPSILLWD, encoded by the coding sequence ATGGTTCAACAAGTTGTTCGCTTATCCCAACAGAAAACATCAGACGATTTAAGAGCGATCGCAGCTAATGCTAGCTTTCTCTGGGAACGCCTTGATGAAAGCAGATTTGCGATCGATGTCGATCGAGTTAATGAACAAGAAATTAACCATCGTAGACATCGCTGGTGCGAAGTTGCAGCAGAAGGTAAATGGAATACGTTGCACAAACGCTTACAGTGGGAGGAACTAGACCTTGATACTGTTAGTTCGAGATTGGGAACTATCGAGTTGCTTGCCGATCAACCTTTGCCAGAGTGGGCAGAAACTTTACAGCAAATCATCCAAACCGCAACAGGATTTAATTCTGCAACCGAAGTATTTTTACCAATCGATTCACAAAATCCGATCGCCTTTGAAGATATTCTTTTGCCTGCTATCTTAGTAGCCAGACAGCAATTATTGATTCGCTGCAACAGTCAATTCACCCAAGATTGTCTTCCCTTATCGATTCTTTCTTACGACGCTTACAGTTCTCTAGAACGTAGTCTGTTACAACGACTAGCAGGAATTTGTACGAAGACATTGGATTTTGAATTCTCTCAGGTGCGTCCCTTTGGTCAAAGCTTGCTCGGTTTGCTAGGGCTGGAGACAGAAAACAATAACATTCACTACACCAAGTTCGTCAATCAACTCCTAGAAGATGGAATGTTGACGTTCTTCCAAAAGTATCCAGTTCTCGGTCGCTTAATGGCAACAGCAGTCAACTTTTGGGTTGAGTTTACTGCTGAATTTCTTGAACGTTTAGTTGCAGATAGGACAGATATTCAACGAACTTTTGATCAAACAATCGTCCCATTTTCTCAAAACAAAGTTACCGAAATTCAAACCTCTCTCTCCGACCCACACAAGCGCGGACGGACGGTGATTTTACTCACCTTTGAATCTGGACTTAAACTTGTCTATAAACCCAAAGACTTAGGATTGGAAGTTGTCTTTAATCAATTTTTGGGTTGGTGCAATCAACACAGCAATCTTTTAGACTTTAAAATCATTCAGGTATTGAAGCGTAAAGGTTACGGTTGGGTGGAATATGTTGAACAGTTACCTTGTGTTGATGAAGCCGCTGCAAGACGATTTTATCAACGTTCTGGGATGCTGTTGTGTGTGCTTTATGCCCTCAGAGCTACAGATTGCCATTATGAAAACTTAATTGCCAATGGCGAACATTTGGTGTTGATTGACATGGAAACACTGCTGCACCATGAACCGAATCTGATTGAAGACTCACCCCTTACCCAAGATTTGGAAGCAACCGCCACACGACAATTTTGGGATTCCGTACTCCGCACCGGACTTTTACCGCGTTGGGACTTTAGTGGCGATCGCAGTGTGGCTTATGATATTAGCGGTCTAGGGAGTACAGATCCTCGATTATCTCCCCGCAAAGTGCCGCGCTGGCAGAACATTAATACAGATAATATGCAGCTGTTATCTGAGTCTGTAACCTTGCCCATTGCAAAAAATGTCCCATGCTTGGGTGAAGTTCCCCTGTCTCCAAACGATTATCAACTACAAATCACCACTGGATTTGAGCAGATGTATCGCTTTTTGATGGCGCACAAAGATTTCTTACTTTCACCCCAAAGTTTGCTATCTGCGATGCAAAATCAGCAGGTGCGCTTTATCTTCCGCAACACCCGGATTTATGGCATTATCCTCCAAAAAACTTTGTCACCCGATTACCTCAAACACGGGGTAGATTACAGTATTCAACTCGATGTTCTCAGTCGTGCCTTTCTAGTTGCTCAGGAAAAACCAAATGCCTTTCCTGTTTTGAGTGCGGAACTTCGAGCGATGGAACAATTAGATGTTCCCTTCTTCACTGCTAGCGCTGTGGTTGATGAACTGAGTTTAAACGGTTCTTCTGCCATTCCTAACTACTTCAAGCAACCCAGTTACCAAGACTTGCTCAATCAGTTGCAATCTCTCGATGAAACCGACCTGGCTCGACAAGTAGCGATTATTCAAGGCTCCTTTGATGCTAAAATCGCAACCACCCATAGCCGCAAAGGTGGGCAATGGAAAAGCGAATCCTTACCATTCCTGAGTTCAGAACAATTGATTGCCGAAGCCAAAGAAATCGCTAACGAACTTGAAACCAGAGCTATTTCCGACCCTGACGGGAGCGTTAACTGGATTGGTTTAGACTTTGTGCCTCGCGCTGAACGATATCAACTGCAAGTATTGAATAATTGTCTCTCGGATGGACGCTCTGGTGTGGCCTTGTTTTTAGCTGCACTCAGTCAAGTCACAGGTGATTCCCGTTACCGCGATTTAGCATTTAGGACATTACAATCTCTGCGTCGCCAAATTCACACCGTTGATCCAGAAACTTGGCAACGAATGGCTAGTTTTATGGGTGTTGGCGGTGCAACAGGTTTAGGATCAATGATTTATAGCCTGGTGAAAATTAGTCAATTCTTCAACGATATAACGCTATTACAAGATGCCCAAGTATTAGCCGATTTGATGACACCAGAACTAATTGCTGCCGATGAACACTTGGATATTATGAGCGGAGCAGCTGGGGCAATTTTAGGGTTATTGTCGCTGCATCAAGCCACAGGAGAAGCAACCGTTTTAGAAAAAGCGATCGCCTGTGGACAACATTTAATCAACCGTCAAGTTAGCCACAACGGTGCGCCTAAAGCTTGGCATACCTTTTGGGACAAGCCTTTGACTGGTTTCTCTCATGGAGCCGCAGGCATTTCTTACGCCTTGCTCAGACTCTACGCCGTTACCTTGGAGAGTAAGTATTTAGAAGCAGGTTTAGCAGGAATTGAGTATGAGCGTAGCGTCTTTTGCGAATCTACTGCCAACTGGCCCGACTTCCGCAGAATGGGACAACCAGGACAACCTGACTTTGCAAATAAGTGGTGTCACGGTGCAGCTGGCATTGCTTTGGGACGCTTAGGCAGTTTGAGAATCGTGGAAACGCCGGAAATTCAACAAGAAATTGAAATTGCTCTCCAGACTACTCAGAATTTTGGCTTACAAGCGATCGATCACTTGTGCTGTGGTAACTTGGGTAGGGCAGAAGTGCTATTAGTTGGTGCAAAAATCTGTTCCCGTCCTGACTGGCATCACATTGCTCACCAGAATGTAACAAATGTTGTAGCTAGAGCCAAACGAACTGGAGCTTATCAACTATTCCCCAACTTACCCAATTCTGTATTTAATCCTGGCTTTTTACCCGGTATATCTGGAATTGGTTATCAATTGCTGCGTCTGGCTAACAATAACTTGCCTTCAATATTGTTGTGGGATTGA